Genomic segment of Chelonia mydas isolate rCheMyd1 chromosome 11, rCheMyd1.pri.v2, whole genome shotgun sequence:
ggccttcacaacatcctctggcaaagagttccacaggttgactctgcattgtgtgaaaaaagacttccttgtgtttgttttaaacctgctgcctatttatttcatttggtgaccccaagttcttttgttatgagaaggagtaaataacacttcctcatttactttctccacacgagtcatgattttatagacctctatcatatcccccccttagtcctctctttttccaagctgaaaagtcccagtctgtttaatttctcctcagatgaaagctgttccatacccctagtcatttttgctgcccttttctgtactttttccaattccactatatctttttagagatggggtgaccagatctgtacgcagtactcaagatgtgggcgtcacatggatttctatagaggcATTATGACTGGAGTGTTAGGGTTCTCCTTTTGGATCATATCACATCCCATAGCACATTATTTCCTCCTGTTTGGTTTTGTTCACATTTTTGAAGCTTCTGTTCTGGCGGTGCCCGCATTATGCCTGTCAGCTTTCTGTCTTTCAGCTGCAAAGCCCTGAGAGTCCCGTATTGGCTCTCTCGCAAACATGCTTTCCAGACTTAGGGTCAGATCCAGTTGGCCTGACGCATGCAACTAGACTTCGTTGTGACTTGCATAAGATGAGCAGAATTTTTCCCTTAATGGAAAGTATTAGGGTTCTATAGTGACCTTAAAATGGAAGTGTTCTTCTCCCGCCCCCGCTCCTTTCCTATACAGCTGTATGCGTCTGCCATGTGTCACCTAGTGATTAGGGAACTGAACTAGAACGCAGGAGATGTGGGTTAATTCCCAGCTCCGCCAGTGggttgctgggtgaccttggccacaTCAATtccctcactctgcctcagtttccccatctgtaacatagagACGATACTGACCTCCTCTGTCTAGCGCTTTGAGATCCAAAGAtgaaagtgctagataagagctaggtactATTATTGCTAGTTGCTTCTAAAGCTATCATAGCCACAATAGGCAATTAACAGTCCTGACTTATTCAACAACACCCCCAAAAAGTTCTTTAAAATGTCTTGTGAAATAATAGCTACACACAAAGGGGTTGAAAATTTCTTTTGAACATTTCACTTCTTGAATACCATTAATCCATTTCTCCTTCTTGAATAGGTTGCCTGCGTAGCTGGACTTCGGAAGCAATATGTTGATGTAACTCAACCAGTTTCATTTTTGCTTCATTAGCTCCTAACCTGATGGTAGCAAGGCATACGTCAGAGTCCTGTGTTGATACATGCAGTCGAATTAGATTCAGTGTATTGTTTGGTCTGCTAATCGTGTCCAATGCAGTTTACTTTAGTCGGTGTCAGAAAGCTGCTTTTCAAACATCAGGAAACATCTCTCTTTTGTCAGCTACTTCAAAGGGTCCCACTGACTGAACCCAGTTATCTTTGAATTATTTGGGCTAAGAATTGTTTCCTTATAGTTGTGGATTTTCCTGTTACTCTGAATAAGAAGCCCTGATCTAATACATGTTCTGGTTTGCTTTGCCAATGGCAAAGGCAATGAAATTTACAGGCCAGCAAGTGGAAGGGAGCGAAATCTTTTAAACAaattgttagtttaaaaaatcatcaaatcTCACTAGTGAGTGAATACACAGAGACTTAGGCATGGAAAGCTGATTAGCTTTGGGTCTGCAGTGCTTTCATAGGCTGAATACCGCTGAAGTCAACGggtgttttgtctgagtaaaTACTGGCAGACAGGGCCCTTTAAAAGTGAATCAAAGGGTTTTCCTACCTTCCAAAACCTGAGTGTAGTCATTCAAGAGTCTGTTTCCTAGAAAGGAGTGAGCTGCGTTTTTCATGTGTTACTAGAGCTCTTTGCTCTAGTCAGATGAAAGCCCCTGAAATCCAAGTCTTTTCACAACTGGTacgttgtactgctttaactatagcGGTATACTGGTATGGTTAAACAGTACAGACCTGCTTACTGTTCCCTTCAGCCCCCCAAAAGGAATGCAGATGCTTTATACCAGCAATAGCTCTGCCTGTACAGGAAGAGACATAACGATACCTGTATAAGGCACCGTTATCCTGagataactgcatccacactttGTTGAACTGGTATAATTGTATCAATTAAGAAATCATAGTCAGGCCAGGGTGACACTTGAAAGTTGTATCATTCTATGTACTGGCAGGTAAGCAAAGGggaaacaacttttaaaatatatttattttatgtggTATAGCTTTGTATTTCAGAGACACGTTTGGGTCGCATTTAAATGAGGAAGGGAGCATGAGATCTGTTACTTTAAAAGTTGTCTGGCTCTATTCCTCAGACTATGTCTGAATAATGGAGATCAGCCTTGACTGAGGCAAGGAGATGACAGCCATTGAATACAGCAGAAAGATTAGATCAAAAGATTGGAAACAGATCATAACACACGTACGCGAACAGCGTGAGGTCTAGGGATGgcaggtgggaggaagggaggccTGCAAAGAGCTGTACCTAGGAAAGGAGACAATCGCACATGTACATTCGCACATTAATCCAGACAAAGCTGTACTCTCCCCCTCGCTTGTGTTCTACAAACCCATTGTGCCAAGGCCCCATTTAGACTGAAAACTTATATAGGGGACTGCCTTTATTTTGTGTACAATGCTTATataatgaggccctgatcctgactggggcctctctGCACGAGTAGAATAAATGCTTCTGCAGCTAACTGGTAATGCTAGAGTACAGAAGACCTCCACAGAGACAGTATGTTCTTGGCTTTTGTggtgaaaagtaaaacaaatggGATGGATAAGCAAATACCCACCCAGCCTGAAATTACTGCATGTCGGCCTTTACTGTAGTCCTCAGTGCACATCTGTGATGTGTCTAGACATTAAAGGCCAGCTCTGGTTTGCTGTGAGTAACCAGGATCTGCAGGAGATTGGTGAGAAGGTTCCAACCCACctgctcactttacattttcGAGGCTATAACTGCAAGGAagagaactttaaaaacaaaagtggcTGAGATTCTTCTGTACACTGGACCCCAAAGGGCTTTGCAATTCAGCAAAGGCCAAGTCTACATACACACCTACTCTAGGCAGGGAACTCCTGCATAGTTCACTTGTGACGTCACAGTGTTTTCTTCACCTGGAAATTCCTCAGTACTCGAGCTCACCTGTAATACCTGCCTcacttttgctttccctttcCAAACACTTAGCTGCTCTTTGCTGGGTGACAGCAGAGCTGGGCTTTTCTGCCATAGACTAAAGCAAAATGAGGTTTCATGTAATTTTTCTTAACCAGAAAGAGCCTTTTGGTATAAAAGCAAGAGCAATGGAGAAGAAAAACCACATTCAGAgccaagagagagacaaagcagccCTGAGACACAAGAAACAACTAAAGCAACGTCCCAGCAAATACACGGCAAGGTAAGGGTGACTCGCCTGCAGCCTCTCCTTACGACACGATTTCTCTTTACTGAGTGCTTCTATTGTGCTCTATGGTAGACAGCAAGGAATGAATGTTGTACAAGCAAAGGGCGTTACACCTGTAATGTATTATTAATGGctgaatatttaaacaaaaaccgcTCTGATTCATGAATAGTTTCCTGGAGAAAATGGGAGTTCAAGTTGCTATGATTTGTAGCGTGTTTTCGTTTTGTGTCTGGAGAATTGTTGGGtacttgtgaaaagtgtttgggTACCCCCAAAACTTTGACAAATGACATTTCATACAAAAATGTGCATGGATTAAAAATAGTTCAGTCATCAAATTATGGAGCAGAAACAATGTCATGAATTTAGGGGATTTAGGAGCCCAGCAAAAAATATACAATGACTATCAAATTGCAAATAGACAAAAAACGGTCAGTGGCCTGAAAATTATTGATCAGAACTATTTGGCAAGTGGCAGATATATATTTGCATAAAATTAGGATTAGTTCACACTTTGCTGTACTAAAAGAAGCAGGACCAATTTGTAACAAATGCTATAGGATGACGTATCCTGCTCCACCGACTAGCTACTTCATTGTTTGACTACACAGTGTGCAAGTATTTACAACAGCTGACGTCTGAAGGGTGGTCTGAAAAGAACTGATAATTCTGCTGAATCTCAATatgttgttttcttctttttctaaaAACTGTCACGTCTGTCAGCTGTTTAATTTAACAGCCAATCAAATGAACTGGTTGGCTTGAGGAAGACAAGAGAAATGGTAACAATTCTTTTACTTCCCAGTCCCCTATAGGAAGCCACAGATCTCAGCTGGGCATTTCACTGATTCTGATGtgtccccagctgcctcctgcagtAGCTTTAACAATGTtttaagaaacagtaaaaagaaaatttagAGCTAGGTTTGTCTCCAGTGCAGGCCTAGCTTCTGAGACACCATCCAACTCGCTGGCTGGTAAGGCTTGCAACCTGGCATGTCAGTCATGTATCTCTCCCGTTCTGTCTCCGTTAGGGAAAATGGTGAACGTAGGCTACAAAGTTCTCTTTGCTCTGGCCATCTGGACGATGACTACAGAGGCCTTTCCCAAAGGCGCTGAGAGGACAAAATGCCACCTCACAAAATACAAGTCCCTGCCACCTCGGGAACTGGAGGCCTTCAAGAAAGCCAAGGACAAATTTGTAAGTGTGAAGAACACACACTGGGCAATAACAGCACTCTGAGCCCTGGGCTGTAATCTGAACAGCAGCCCTCTGCGTGTCTCCTTTTGGACTCAGGGAAGAAGCTCAAAACCAATTATCAAGAAGGATTTGGTTTTACATTTTTCCCAGCTCTAGCACCCTGCTGGCAAGCACCAGCGCTCTAGCACAGCGCCGGCTGAATCGAGGTCCTCTCCTCACTGGAGTAGGATGACAAAGCACAGTTTAAAGTTCGTCATGAGTATCTCTGTCATATCCCTTGAGGATACCAGCCCGAGAGATACAAGGGAGACATTTGATGCCAGCATCTCTTCTCCCTGCATCACCACTGGGATTGCATGGATAGAACTGAGGGAAGAACTAGTACAGGTATGTTCCTGCTCCTACGTACATATGGgtctctgttctttccttctgcCTCCAGGAGGACATGATGCTGTTGTCAGACCGAAAATGCAGCACCAGGATTTTCCACCGGAACTGGGAAGTCAAAGAGCTGTCGGTACGAAAAGTCTCAGTCAAGGGGTACAAGAAGGTCACATGCTAGCAGATGCTTCTCTCCTCACATGTGCCCCCTCTGAATCTGATCTCACTTAGCCCTATGCTAATCTGACACGTGGCACTCTGACCATTGACTTTGAAGTCACTGATTGGGTCAGGAGCATGTCCGATCTGACTGTGGCTCTTTCTCTGTGTAAATAAGGGTCACCCCTCACCTTCAGTTCAGGTGCCTTCTCACTGGCTATAAACTGGTGTCAAGAAAGGCGTGTGGAGATGAAGCTGTTTCCAGTCAAGAGTGATTTCAATATTTCATTTACTGACAAATCAATAAAGCCCTCAGTGGCTTCGGAAAATCTCCTGTTTCAACCTAGTCTACCCGCCCCTACGCATGGGAATTTCTAGTCCTGTATCTGCACAGCTGTGTATATTTCTCCCACAGACACTGTCTTACCTACGAGTTTCTCTCCCCAGGAGCACGATAGAGTCATCCTGGTAGAGAAGGAGCTGGACTTTACCATTAACGTGCTGGAGAACGTTGAGGACCCCAGTCTGTCCAAGCTGCTCTCAAGGCCTCTAGAAATCCTGACGCAAATCAGAGGGGACCTGAGGGGCTGCGTGAGTATTCAGTGACAGATTTCTCTTTCAGTGCCAGATATGAATCTCTTCAAGGAGAACCCTTAGGAATTTCCCAAATGGGTTGCTTTACCTTGTACCCACAAATACTCGCATGTGGCTCTTGCTTTGGGCCCATCCTTATATAGGACATTGAAAGCGGGGATAGTTGATATGATATGCACAAGGGTAGCCGCCTAGACTATGTCAGGGCAAGAACTGCTCTGCACCTGGAGAGAAAGGGCTTTGGTCCACTGTCGGCTGAAATCTCTGGGCACCGACCAGTCTGTATCAATTTTGTTTTCAGACCAGAGAAACTCATTCTCATCGACACTCCAGGAGGCTGAACAATTGGCTCCAAAATTTCCATGAGAGCAAAGAGACGGTGAGTAGTCAGTCGAGACAATGAGGAAAGGGAACTTCCATACAAATTAGAGAAGGAACAAGCCTACTAGGCTCCCATCCCAGAGGCCAGGGCGGATTTCTACAGTCTATTCTCTGGTGCCTTCTCCAGCCTGTTTCAATAATCCCAGAACTGTAGTTGTGCACAAATCTAGCAGATCTCAATAAAAAAACCCTGTTGTGTCTGCTGCTACAGTGACTGTCTCTTCCGAGCACCGCCTGTAGGAAGATTATACCACCAGGGATTTTGACCCTCTGCAATAAATCAGGCTTTTTAGGAAAtgcgggaggaggggtgaagcagGGAGATTTCTATCCTTATTATCTCTTTGTTTTTAAGAATGGTGGCTTTAATTTAACCCCATTCACACTTCCGGATGTAAATAGTCTCTCATTTCCCAGGAAACACCTGGCTGCCTGGAAGCATCTGTGATCCTCAATCTCTTCCGACTGCTGAACGAAGACTTGAGATGCGCAGCCTACAGGGAGCTCTGTGTCTAGCCATCTGGTCTCTGCAGTGCCTGTGTCCACATCTACTTAGAGACCGGAGAGTCCCTAGCCTGAGAGCACTGCATACATATTGGGAGAAGACATGTGTCAACCAGGAACATTCATCTTCTCCCTCTGGCTTCTAATCATAGATCCCCAAGCAAACTGATTCCATCCTTTTATACCAAAGAATTACACAACAATTGGCCTCCAGGTTGCTCCAACTTCCAGCTGGTGCAGCACTCTAGACTCCTTACAGAAGATTAATTGTAGGACCATTTTTCATCACAGTTGGAATTCaggacttcagtaggatttggcCCTCTGGGGATATTATTTATTGAATGTAATTGTATTGTCACTATATGAATGCATTTTAGCCAAGGTAACATATCCAAAAATATTGGAAACATTTCATaagctttgatttaaaacaacaaaacaacgcacTCCAGTTCTAGGATTTACACACTAGTCACAGCTTCAGATCTCTTAGAAACAACCTCAGGAAATGCATTCTTATTGTAAATATCCTCGGCagatgtatttatacagagcatATTTTTATCTTGCTGCTTCTTTATGTATTATAACCTGACTAAGAAGGGTAATTGATTTGTATAACTTCCAGACTTGAACCAAAGTGTTCTTTATTATGGATcagctatttattatttatgtatttatctaTTACTAAGATTAtgcctttttatttataattgtgAACCAATAAAATTGTTTTCCCAGGCCTTGTCATTCCTGTCTTTCAATTAAAAGCATTTTGTTAACAGAAAATTGGGTGCACTGTAGTAATAATACCCAGCTCCTGTAGAGTGCTGTGCAGCAGTAGAtcccacagtgctttacaaaggaagtcctTCTCAttattcctgattttacagatggggaactaaggcacagagaggcaaagtgacttgtccaagatcactcagcaggccagtggcagagccaaggatcCTGACAGCTGGTCTTACACTCTAGcctctaggccacactgcctccctcttGCATTGCAAAgctgcttgcttttggatccGCCTCACTGCATTTCCAAATGGGCAACTAAAGGCCAAAGAGAGCTGTGAATCTtgtctttctccttccttttggCATTACCATTAGAGCTAGACAAATGTTCCCTGGGGAGTCCTGACCACATAGCTGGTACAGGAGAACATGACTTGTtgtcaggagtaaactaagaacagaaacagaaggaaaacagcaacaaaggttgcagacaGAAGGAACACAGCAagaaaggttgcaggatctcatccacatgccactcttcaatgccccagagaacatccgctttgacaaaccttctcaatggacaggctggaaacaatattttgcaagatttcacatTGCTACCAAGGtccacaaagaaactggagatatgCAGGTATCTTCTTTCATTTATGCTGTGGAGACACAGGCACAGCATATCTCTAAATCCTTTTCatttttactgaagacagtcacaaacaTGACTATGCAAGCGTTCTAGCTAGCTTTGATACATTCTTTATACATCAGAGATAAGTGGTTTATGAAAACTAGAGAATTCAAGAGCCATGGGAAAATGTTGACTGTTTCATAAGAGTTCTGCAGACTCTGGCTGAAAACGATGATtatgggaatgcaaaacatgaaaatagaCAGGCTAGTTATTGcagtaactgattaaaaaccTTTCGCAGCAGCTACCATTGAAAGATTTAATTTTAGCCACAGCTATTCAAGTAACAAAGCCATCAGAGCTGGTGAGACAGGAAAACCAAGAGCAACTCTCCGAACTTCAAAAGCAAAAACTAGCTTAGAAGCTGTTAACAGATGCAGCATGAGTATTAAAAGTTATTCCCAAAGAGCTCCCTGAGTAAGAGGGACAGATTCAGCCTACGTCAacaaggtgtggaaaaagtcatagtccaagagatgatgcatgtccaATCAGAGGCACACGGTGTACTAAAGGCACAAAATATAGACATTTTGCACCTCTTTGCtgcaccaaagcagtcagggacctgactcatattacagacaatTAAGAGCCATtctttctgggatctatcacttgTGATGATATAGAGCCTGCTTGGAGAGTGAAAGTGAATATTTCTGGCAAGACTGTTGACTTTAAAATTAACTCAGGAACTGACATTGCAATCATCTCGGAGGGGACCTACGAGCACCTTCAACCCCTCACGGAGTTAAAGTCACCAGACACAGCTCTGACCTAGCCCTGGAGGTATTCAGAACTGGATGGGCCAGTTCGCCACAGAAATAACTTACAAAGACCAAAGCTATGCATTCACagtgcatgtgatcaaaggaTCAAAGACCAGCAACCTTCTCAGCCACAGCATGGCAGCCATGTGGGCCTACTGAAGAAAAGTAGAGGAACTCAATGAAGGATTTCATAAGACTGGACTTTTGAAAGAAAATCCAGTACAAATCAACCTAAGGGACAATGCTGGATCATGCAGTGTACAAACACCTCTACCAGAGAGACCCTGAAGGAGACTAGCTGCATATTTATgtgaattcagaggacatcattacctggtTGTTGTGGACTGTTTTTCCAGGGATATAGAAATAAATATACTTGAAGGACATAACATGTCACAGTGTTACCGAGAAACtaaagtgcacttttgctcactttggtagtccagaacaactagtgacaGACAACAGatcacaattcactgcagcagaatttaagtcattctgaacaaaatatgattttgaacatattactagcagcccacattacccacaagtgAATAGAGAactgagagagctgtacagacagccaagaaaatcctacatcAGGAAGACCCATTCTCTGCTCTTCTGAGTTACTGATTAACACCACTAGCAACcactggatatagtccagcacaactcctcttgggaagacaactcagactTACTGTTCCAACGCTGGGAAAAAATcatctccaaagtggccagacatgaaaTGAGTAGCCAAATCACACACAaaaccgggggggtgggggggagtttacaaacacttttacaacagacatcACTCAGAGAACTGCGAGGTCTAGAATGTGGTGACTGTGTTCATGTCAAATTGGATAGAGATAAGGAAAGGACAACTCCAGGTGACATAAAGAAAAGAATTCACCTCCAAGATCATATATGATTGAGACCAACCGTGAAGAGTTCAACAGAACCCATCAACATCTACAGTttcttcctcagaaagaacaattaaCAGAGCAAACCTTACGGATGGCAGATACAGAACAAGAAGACGTCAGCTCAAGAAATCCAGATGAACCTAGTTGTTGCAACTAACGGACtgccagatgaccaagttgttatgCATTCAGGTTGTGCAATTTAAaaccagtatgattcagagacacttaaaaGACTGATCCATACTGAACTTCAAAGCTAGTGtgatagtgtaaatattgtaaatggtaggaatgtagaactaATAGGAGGAGATGGAatagaatgctaaactgtattgcACTGTGCAGCCATAAGGTGATGCTGTGTGTAAAATTCCTTATTTAAAGTTACcttagccatacctggcagagcatctGGTGGGTATAAACAAGCTCTGTGACcatccatatctggtacagaagaatATAACATATGCCACATGACAGTTCACTGGATAGCATTTGGCAAGCACGCTGGAGATGACGGGGTATACAAACCCCCCACTAGGCCAGAAGGGTTAAGGGAGAGCCTGTGGGGGCAATCAGCCCTGACCCACTACACCTACAGAAGGTGTCAAGCCTGGAGTGGGGAGTTACAAGTGTTGAACTTGGCTCAGGTGGGACctgaccaggaaggagagcagatctGTGACTCCCGCTCAGGAAGAGAAGCCTGGCTGGAGTCAGGGCGCTGCGTGGGACCGCTGGTAGACAGAGCCTCCCTGAAGGAAAGTGGGGCGGCAGCAGCGAACCCAAGGCAGTAGTGAAGGAAATCGGGGGAAGTGAGTGCACCCAGGATTCTCTATGCTGGTGGAGGGGTTCAGGGGTAGGAAGACTCAGCTGGGTCAGGGACTGCGCTGTCAGGGGCACAGAGAAAATTCCCTTGCAGCAGAACCAGCCGGGTGGCAGGAAGTGCTTAGAAGCTCTGCAGTGAGCCCAGGGAAGAGGCTTagagagagcagagctgagaCACTGGGAGCCTGGCAAGAGGCTGAGTCAAAGGCCCACGACAGGGCCAGGTAGGAAGCGGTCCAGGGACGTCACAAGGAGTCTGCGCAGTCAGGCCTTGGCTGCCTATCCAGGGATAGCAGAACCCAGGGCGAGGGAGGGCCTGTGCCCCCCTACCAGccctctcaggaaggtggaatGGACGAGCTTGGCGTCGGATCGAAGGCCCAAGGTAAGGGTGACAGGGAAGTGTTTGTTTGACCGTTGGTTTAtgccagaaggggtggggctctATGTTACCCGGGCAGAGGCCATGTCACAGGAAGCAGCAGACCACGGCACCACCAGAGCTGCTATCAGTGGGGGCCCAAAGGAGAGGTGAGCTTGCTATGCTATGCCTAATGAGTAGGGGGGTGCACTGGCCAGGAAGTTgcgttgccaaccctccaggattttcctggagtctccaggaa
This window contains:
- the LOC122462459 gene encoding interferon lambda-3-like, encoding MVNVGYKVLFALAIWTMTTEAFPKGAERTKCHLTKYKSLPPRELEAFKKAKDKFEDMMLLSDRKCSTRIFHRNWEVKELSEHDRVILVEKELDFTINVLENVEDPSLSKLLSRPLEILTQIRGDLRGCTRETHSHRHSRRLNNWLQNFHESKETETPGCLEASVILNLFRLLNEDLRCAAYRELCV